In the genome of Paenibacillus sp. GP183, the window AAACGGTCTGTACAATCAAAATTTCTCTCCGAACAACATTCTTATTGAAGTAGGCGGCCCGTTCAATACGTTAGAAGAATGCTACAGGACGACCGATTGGCTGGCTGAAGCCATCTCTGAAGTCATTCTCAATGCGAAAAAAGTAAATGCCCCGGCAGTTGCTTTAAAGAAATAGAAGGGAGCAGGATGGATGTGGCACGATTTTATATGAAAATGGTGTGGTTTGGCCTCATGCTGATATTCTGCATATTCTTTGGCGTCAGTTTGGCTACATCCGGAATTGAACGCATCCAAGGACCTATCTCTTCTCCGGCGGCCCAAAAGAGCACGATTAAGCCAGTGACAGCCGCAGTTGCCGCTTTACCTTCACCCTCCCCTTCTTCCATCAAGAAGGAACAATCGATAGCCAAGGCACCCCCGGTAAAGGAAAAAAATCCGGAAGACATCGAAGGCAGATCGTTAAATTTGGTTGGAAATAAACTGGGCGACCTGCTGCAAATTGTATCCCACCACGGCATCAAATGGTTTGTTTCGATCTTTGATACCGTACTTGGCCGGGGATGACGCAAGGTCAAGGCGGCAACCAGCATTGATGCTGCTTCCTACAACTGCTATAATGAAACTTATTTGCAAGTTGTGGGGGTAAACAGGAAGCAATGACGGACATTCGAGCCAGACAAGAAAAAATACGTAACTTTTCCATCATCGCTCATATCGACCATGGTAAATCTACCTTGGCTGACCGCATATTGGAATTTACCGGTGCCCTATCCTCAAGGGAAATGCAGGAGCAGGTGCTCGATCAAATGGATTTGGAACGCGAACGCGGGATCACGATCAAGCTGCAAGCCGTTCGCTTAGGTTATAAGGCTGATAACGGAGAGGAATATATCCTTAATCTGATTGATACTCCCGGACATGTCGATTTCACATATGAAGTATCGCGAAGCCTGGCTGCTTGTGAAGGCGCTTTGCTGGTTGTAGACGCTGCTCAGGGGATCGAGGCGCAAACGCTGGCCAATGTATATTTGGCTTTGGACAATAATCTGGAAATTCTACCTGTCATTAATAAAATAGATCTTCCCAGTGCAGATCCGGAGAGAGTGCGGCAGGAGATTGAAGACGTGATCGGGCTGGATGCCAGTGAAGCGGTGCTCGCTTCGGCAAAGGCCGGGATCGGGATCAAGGAAATTCTTGAACAGATTTGCGAGAAGGTGCCTGCTCCTAAGGGTGAACCTGATCAGCCGCTGAAGGCGCTTATTTTTGACTCCCATTATGATCCTTATAAAGGAGTAATCGTGTACGTCAGGGTCATGGATGGCATGATCAAGGCCGGCTCCAAAATTAAAATGATGGCCACAGGCAAAACCTTTGAGGTGATTGAAGTAGGTGCGTTCATGCCGAGAATGTCGATAGTGAATGCGCTGAATGTTGGAGATGTAGGCTTTGTTGTTGCCGGAATCAAGACAGTTGGCGATACGCGTGTAGGCGATACGGTTACAGATGCCTTAAAGCCAGCTGCTGAAGCATTACCGGGATACCGGAGAATCAATCCGATGGTTTTTTGCGGGCTGTATCCGATTGAAACTACGGATTACAATGATTTACGCGACGCACTGGACAAGTTGGAGCTCAATGATGCATCGCTCCGTTATGAGCCTGAGACCTCTACCGCATTAGGATTTGGCTTTCGCTGCGGCTTCCTCGGTCTCCTGCATATGGAAATCATCCAGGAGCGCATTGAACGTGAATTTAACATTCCGTTAATTACGACAGCGCCAAGCGTTATCTATCGCATTACCCTGACTAATGGCGATGTGATGGACATTGACAATCCTTCCAATTATCCGGAGCAGCAGCGGATTGATTTTGTGGAGGAGCCTTATGTAAAGGCGTCAGTCATTGTTCCCAATGATTACGTCGGAACGATCATGGACCTTTGCCAAGGCAAGCGCGGCGAGTTCATCAACATGGAGTATCTCGACACGAACCGTGTTACGCTCAGCTATGATATTCCATTATCGGAAATCGTCTACGATTTCTTCGATATGTTGAAGTCCAGAACGAAGGGCTACGCCTCCTTCGATTATGAGATTTCCGGCTACAAGAAATCCAATTTGGTTAAAATGGACATTTTGCTCAACTCTGAGCAGGTGGATGCACTTTCCTTCATCGTCCACCGCGATACGGCTTATCATCGCGGCAAAATCATTTGCGATAAGCTCAAGGAGCTTATCCCGCGGCAAATGTTCGAGGTTCCGATCCAAGCCGCAATCGGACAGAAAATCGTCGCCCGCGAAACCGTCAAAGCGATGCGCAAGAACGTTCTCGCCAAGTGCTACGGAGGTGACATTTCCCGTAAGCGTAAGCTGCTGGAAAAGCAAAAGGAAGGCAAAAAGCGCATGAAGCAGGTCGGCAGCGTCGAAGTGCCGCAAGAAGCCTTCATGGCCGTCTTGAAAATCGACGACTAAAATCGTTGATGCAGCTTTATTTGGAAAGGAATTTCCCGATGATCACAACTTCTGCGGCTCCAAGAGCCGTTTATCTGCATATACCATTCTGTACAAATAAATGTCATTACTGCGATTTTAACTCCTATGTACTCAAAGGCCAGCCAGTGATGGACTATCTCGATGCGCTCGAAAGAGAAATGGAGCAGACCGTCAAGCTGCACCCGCCTGCGGAGGTGGAAACGATCTTCGTTGGCGGGGGAACGCCAACCGTGTTATTGCCAAAGCAGATGGAGCATTTCCTCAAGCTGGTTGCCGCTTATTTTCCTTCGACCCATCAGCAGTTGGAGTTTACG includes:
- the lepA gene encoding translation elongation factor 4; translated protein: MTDIRARQEKIRNFSIIAHIDHGKSTLADRILEFTGALSSREMQEQVLDQMDLERERGITIKLQAVRLGYKADNGEEYILNLIDTPGHVDFTYEVSRSLAACEGALLVVDAAQGIEAQTLANVYLALDNNLEILPVINKIDLPSADPERVRQEIEDVIGLDASEAVLASAKAGIGIKEILEQICEKVPAPKGEPDQPLKALIFDSHYDPYKGVIVYVRVMDGMIKAGSKIKMMATGKTFEVIEVGAFMPRMSIVNALNVGDVGFVVAGIKTVGDTRVGDTVTDALKPAAEALPGYRRINPMVFCGLYPIETTDYNDLRDALDKLELNDASLRYEPETSTALGFGFRCGFLGLLHMEIIQERIEREFNIPLITTAPSVIYRITLTNGDVMDIDNPSNYPEQQRIDFVEEPYVKASVIVPNDYVGTIMDLCQGKRGEFINMEYLDTNRVTLSYDIPLSEIVYDFFDMLKSRTKGYASFDYEISGYKKSNLVKMDILLNSEQVDALSFIVHRDTAYHRGKIICDKLKELIPRQMFEVPIQAAIGQKIVARETVKAMRKNVLAKCYGGDISRKRKLLEKQKEGKKRMKQVGSVEVPQEAFMAVLKIDD